The Henckelia pumila isolate YLH828 unplaced genomic scaffold, ASM3356847v2 CTG_461:::fragment_3, whole genome shotgun sequence genome window below encodes:
- the LOC140871469 gene encoding protein NRT1/ PTR FAMILY 4.6-like, translating to MEVENYQLSETWDGYGDWRGKPAVRSKHGGMLAASFVLVVEVLENLAYLANASNLVLYLSQYMHFSPSESANSVTNFMGTAFLLALLGGFLSDAFFTTYHIYLISALIEFLGLVILTIQAKVGSLKPPKCDPANTNNPCEQVYGAKAAMLFLGLYLVALGVGGIKGSLPSHGAEQFDGETPRGRKQRSTFFNYFVFSLSCGALFAVTLVVWIEDNLGWQWGFGISTLAILLSVPIFLAGSRYYRNKIPLGSPLTTIGKVLLAALLNTGTPTSASNAIANVATSPSPALASEEEHVVENKELQKVSDSPSRSLKFLNRAAVNVPACNVLQCSVQQVEEVKIVMKILPIFACTIMLNCCLAQLSTFSVQQAATMDTKLGNLRIPPASLPIFPVVFIMILAPLYDHVIIPFARKMTKSEMGITHLQRIGVGLILSIIAMAVAALVEIRRKSVATNSGLLDSAKPLPITFLWIAFQYLFLGSADLFTLAGLLEFFFTEAAFSMRSLATALSWVSLATGYYLSTVIVSVVNSLTGDSKHKPWLSGKNLNHYQLEKFYWLMCALSGLNFMHYLFWATKYKYRSTGVNK from the exons ATG GAAGTGGAGAATTACCAGTTGTCGGAGACATGGGATGGCTATGGGGATTGGAGGGGGAAACCAGCTGTGAGAAGCAAACATGGCGGCATGCTGGCTGCTTCCTTTGTTTtgg TTGTGGAGGTATTGGAGAATTTGGCATATTTGGCAAATGCAAGCAACTTGGTGTTGTACCTATCGCAATACATGCATTTTTCGCCGTCGGAATCCGCCAACTCCGTCACCAATTTTATGGGCACGGCGTTTCTGTTGGCTCTTCTCGGTGGTTTCTTGTCCGATGCTTTCTTCACGACTTATCACATCTACCTCATCAGTGCGCTGATTGAATTCTTG GGTCTGGTAATACTCACAATACAAGCAAAAGTAGGTTCCTTGAAGCCTCCAAAATGTGACCCTGCCAATACCAACAATCCATGCGAACAAGTTTATGGTGCAAAGGCTGCGATGCTCTTTTTAGGCCTCTATTTAGTGGCGCTCGGTGTCGGAGGCATTAAGGGATCTTTACCATCCCATGGAGCTGAACAGTTTGATGGGGAGACCCCTCGTGGAAGGAAGCAAAGATCGACTTTCTTCAACTATTTTGTGTTTTCTCTCTCATGTGGTGCCCTGTTTGCGGTGACCTTAGTTGTGTGGATTGAGGACAACTTGGGATGGCAATGGGGGTTCGGGATTTCAACGTTGGCTATATTGTTGTCCGTTCCGATATTTCTAGCCGGTTCACGGTATTATAGGAACAAGATCCCTCTTGGAAGTCCACTTACGACTATAGGTAAG GTTTTGCTTGCTGCATTGCTCAATACCGGTACGCCAACAAGTGCAAGCAACGCCATTGCCAATGTGGCCACGAGCCCGTCTCCAGCTCTGGCCTCTGAAGAAGAACATGTTGTAGAAAACAAGGAGCTCCAGAAAGTATCCGATTCCCCATCGAGAAGTCTCAAGTTTCTCAACAGAGCAGCAGTGAACGTGCCAGCCTGCAACGTCCTACAATGCTCGGTGCAACAAGTGGAAGAAGTCAAGATTGTCATGAAAATCCTCCCTATATTCGCTTGCACGATCATGCTCAACTGCTGTCTTGCTCAGCTATCAACATTTTCAGTCCAGCAAGCTGCCACCATGGACACGAAGCTCGGAAACTTAAGAATCCCTCCAGCTTCTCTTCCCATCTTCCCTGTTGTATTCATAATGATCCTCGCGCCTCTTTACGATCATGTCATCATCCCATTTGCTCGAAAAATGACGAAATCAGAGATGGGGATAACTCACCTCCAGAGAATCGGAGTAGGCCTAATCCTCTCCATTATAGCCATGGCTGTGGCTGCATTGGTAGAAATCAGGCGCAAAAGTGTAGCAACAAACTCGGGGCTACTCGACTCCGCCAAGCCACTTCCCATTACGTTTCTCTGGATTGCATTTCAGTATTTGTTTCTAGGATCAGCTGATCTGTTCACTCTAGCTGGGCTTCTTGAATTTTTCTTCACGGAGGCAGCATTTAGCATGAGATCACTGGCAACTGCTTTATCTTGGGTTTCGTTAGCAACCGGATACTACTTGAGTACCGTCATAGTATCGGTGGTCAACAGTCTCACGGGAGATTCCAAGCATAAGCCATGGCTCTCTGGCAAGAACTTGAATCACTATCAGTTGGAAAAGTTCTACTGGCTAATGTGCGCGTTAAGCGGACTGAATTTTATGCACTATCTATTCTGGGCAACGAAGTATAAGTATCGATCGACAGGGGTCAACAAATGA
- the LOC140871978 gene encoding aldehyde oxidase GLOX-like, with the protein MEFKKLSLVLFLVITFLLSTPTSQRRNGRRRRRPPEGIVSPAASPSGFQPQISFSTFPFTTANSHHTAVPAVAGGGEWTLLQKSIGVSAMHMQLLFDNKVVIFDRTDFGRSNLSLPPGKCRYNDEAIVEDCTAHSLLYDVASNTYRPLMVQTDVWCSSGSVNAAGILIQTGGYHGGDHKIRIFTPCSDGDCDWIELQHETLSVQRWYASNQILPDGRVIVVGGRRAFNYEFFPKNLLEKPVYYFPFLKETTDPAEENNLYPFLHLLPDGNLFVFANQRSVVLDYVNYKIVKEFPAIPGEKRSYPATGSSAMLPLTLNPPIMDGFLPLPPVSPSVEVMVCGGARGGAYVNATKGNFLPASKTCGRIRVTDPNPKWVMEDMPMGRVMPDMLILPTGDLIILNGAGKGTAGWESAIDPVLNPLLYKPDESDPKKRFTVLKPSTIPRLYHSTAMLLPNGKILVGGSNPHVRYTFTGVKYPTELSLEAFSPPYMAAEYAHLRPSILSVEGLTDNVLSYGQVFSITLNMGMYQPQGEYTVTMVAPSFSTHSFAMNQRLLVLYAANTQQLSVFSHKVTVYAPPTANVAPPGYYMLFVVHQGVPSHSVWVRIN; encoded by the coding sequence ATGGAATTCAAGAAGTTATCTCTTGTACTGTTTCTTGTCATCACTTTCTTACTCTCCACTCCCACTTCACAGCGCCGCAacggccgccgccgccgccgcccccCGGAAGGCATCGTGTCCCCTGCAGCCTCTCCCTCAGGATTCCAACCACAGATCTCTTTCTCAACCTTCCCTTTCACCACAGCCAACTCACACCACACCGCCGTTCCCGCCGTCGCCGGCGGCGGGGAATGGACCCTTCTGCAGAAATCCATCGGCGTCTCCGCCATGCACATGCAACTCCTCTTCGACAACAAAGTCGTCATCTTTGACCGAACTGATTTCGGCCGTTCAAACCTGTCGTTGCCTCCCGGGAAATGTAGATACAACGACGAGGCCATTGTAGAAGACTGCACCGCCCACTCTCTCCTGTACGACGTCGCTTCCAACACCTACCGCCCGCTGATGGTGCAGACAGACGTCTGGTGTTCCTCCGGCTCCGTCAACGCGGCCGGAATCCTCATCCAAACCGGCGGGTATCACGGCGGAGATCACAAGATTAGGATATTCACTCCATGCAGCGACGGTGATTGCGACTGGATTGAGCTGCAGCACGAGACTTTGTCTGTTCAAAGATGGTACGCGTCGAATCAAATTCTTCCCGACGGGCGTGTGATTGTTGTCGGTGGAAGAAGGGCTTTTAACTACGAGTTCTTCCCCAAGAATCTGCTCGAAAAACCGGTTTATTATTTCCCGTTTTTGAAAGAAACCACAGACCCGGCGGAAGAGAACAATCTGTATCCTTTCTTGCATCTTTTGCCAGACGGGAATCTCTTCGTTTTCGCAAATCAACGCTCAGTAGTTCTTGATTACGTGAATTACAAGATTGTCAAAGAATTTCCGGCGATTCCAGGTGAGAAAAGATCGTATCCGGCGACAGGTTCATCGGCTATGCTGCCACTGACGCTAAATCCCCCCATTATGGATGGCTTTTTGCCGCTTCCGCCAGTTTCACCGTCGGTGGAGGTGATGGTGTGCGGCGGTGCAAGAGGTGGCGCGTACGTGAATGCTACAAAGGGTAATTTCTTGCCAGCTTCCAAAACATGCGGGAGAATCCGGGTTACGGATCCGAATCCTAAATGGGTCATGGAAGACATGCCGATGGGTCGGGTAATGCCCGACATGCTTATCCTACCCACCGGGGATCTCATCATTTTAAACGGAGCAGGCAAAGGAACAGCCGGGTGGGAATCCGCAATCGACCCGGTGCTGAACCCACTTCTCTACAAACCGGACGAATCCGACCCGAAGAAAAGATTCACTGTGCTCAAACCCAGCACAATCCCAAGACTCTACCACTCAACCGCCATGTTATTGCCAAATGGCAAGATATTAGTGGGAGGAAGCAATCCACACGTAAGGTACACCTTTACAGGCGTGAAGTACCCAACAGAGCTAAGCCTAGAAGCCTTCTCTCCGCCGTACATGGCGGCGGAATACGCCCATCTCCGCCCTTCAATCCTCTCCGTCGAGGGCCTAACGGACAATGTCTTATCCTACGGTCAGGTTTTCTCCATCACTTTGAATATGGGGATGTATCAGCCACAGGGAGAGTACACCGTAACGATGGTTGCCCCGTCATTTTCGACGCATTCGTTTGCCATGAACCAGAGGCTCCTGGTGTTGTACGCTGCGAACACACAACAATTATCTGTATTTTCACATAAGGTCACGGTGTATGCGCCACCAACAGCCAATGTCGCGCCACCGGGCTATTATATGCTGTTTGTGGTGCACCAGGGGGTGCCTAGTCATAGTGTTTGGGTGAGGATCAATTGA